A genomic stretch from candidate division WOR-3 bacterium includes:
- the secE gene encoding preprotein translocase subunit SecE, whose amino-acid sequence MNLIKRLKEYIKDVVAEMKKVSWAKPRELWTTTLVVIVFSAVLAAFIGLCDFIFSHLLALILR is encoded by the coding sequence ATGAACTTAATAAAGCGACTTAAAGAGTATATCAAAGATGTGGTTGCCGAGATGAAAAAGGTTTCCTGGGCGAAACCACGCGAGTTATGGACAACCACATTGGTTGTCATTGTGTTTTCGGCGGTACTGGCGGCGTTTATCGGGTTGTGTGATTTCATCTTTTCCCATCTTCTGGCTTTGATACTCCGTTGA
- the rpmG gene encoding 50S ribosomal protein L33, whose translation MRIFVTLSCTECKNRNYHTNKNKKKTERLEIKKFCPVCRKHTVHKEVK comes from the coding sequence ATGCGGATATTTGTTACTCTTTCCTGTACCGAGTGTAAAAATCGGAATTATCATACCAACAAGAATAAGAAGAAGACCGAGCGGCTGGAGATTAAAAAGTTTTGTCCGGTCTGCCGGAAACACACTGTGCACAAGGAGGTTAAATAG
- a CDS encoding divalent-cation tolerance protein CutA, translating into MVWEIPNFRILLAPFAHLAKLKPNHLVPIPNHPVPAIQGNCDRLYLTVSRVKPLNTTHSRTVKLIQQTLPLPLDYEENCRHTFRVKSHFSYLQVFITVPDRATARKITRTLLEKKLAACVQTIGPITSRYWWQGKIASSREYLCIAKTDRSSYSLLEKTVKALHPYEVPEIIALPIATGYHKYLDWLKVALNRPDPRRK; encoded by the coding sequence ATGGTATGGGAAATTCCTAACTTCAGGATTCTTCTCGCACCCTTTGCTCATCTCGCGAAACTAAAACCGAACCATCTTGTGCCCATCCCAAACCACCCCGTACCGGCCATCCAAGGGAATTGCGACCGGCTTTATCTAACAGTCTCAAGGGTGAAACCGCTGAACACCACCCATTCGCGAACGGTGAAATTGATACAGCAAACACTGCCATTACCTCTTGACTACGAGGAAAACTGCCGGCACACTTTTAGGGTGAAAAGTCACTTTTCCTATCTCCAGGTGTTTATCACCGTTCCAGACCGGGCAACCGCCCGAAAAATTACCCGCACTTTACTTGAGAAAAAACTCGCCGCCTGTGTCCAAACAATTGGACCGATTACGAGCCGTTACTGGTGGCAGGGGAAAATTGCCTCCTCCCGCGAGTACCTATGTATTGCGAAAACGGACCGGTCTTCTTACTCGCTACTGGAAAAAACGGTTAAAGCCCTTCACCCCTACGAAGTTCCGGAAATTATCGCCCTGCCGATTGCCACCGGTTACCACAAGTACCTTGACTGGCTCAAAGTCGCGTTGAACCGACCAGACCCGCGCCGCAAGTAA
- a CDS encoding 50S ribosomal protein L1, with protein sequence MRHSKRYEQLRQKVDRNRLYSLNEAVRLVKENANAKFDESVEVAVKLGIDPKKQDQMVSGTVSLPHGTGKKVRVLAFVKGDKVDEAQAAGADYVGFEDLIEKISSGWTDFDVAVATPDTMAGVGRLGKILGPKGLMPSPKTQTVTFDIGLAIKALKAGRISYRTDKTGNVHAAVGKVSFDEKQLIENIRSFMAELIRSKPASAKGQFIRKVVLSSTMGVGVRVDPKEFTDSVRREV encoded by the coding sequence ATGAGGCACAGCAAACGATATGAACAGTTGCGCCAGAAGGTGGACCGGAATCGACTTTATTCCCTGAATGAAGCGGTGCGTTTGGTAAAGGAAAATGCCAATGCGAAGTTCGATGAGTCGGTTGAGGTGGCGGTGAAATTAGGAATTGACCCGAAGAAGCAGGACCAGATGGTTTCCGGCACAGTAAGTTTACCGCATGGGACGGGGAAAAAGGTGCGAGTTTTGGCATTTGTGAAGGGTGATAAGGTGGATGAAGCCCAGGCGGCTGGTGCTGACTATGTGGGCTTTGAGGATTTGATTGAAAAGATTAGTTCGGGATGGACCGATTTTGATGTGGCGGTTGCAACTCCGGATACGATGGCGGGTGTCGGACGGCTAGGTAAAATTTTAGGACCCAAAGGGTTGATGCCGTCCCCGAAAACCCAGACGGTTACTTTTGACATCGGGCTGGCAATTAAGGCACTTAAAGCGGGACGGATTAGTTATCGAACGGATAAAACGGGCAATGTTCATGCGGCGGTGGGAAAGGTCTCTTTTGATGAAAAGCAGCTAATAGAAAATATTCGTTCGTTTATGGCGGAGTTGATAAGGAGTAAACCCGCGAGTGCCAAGGGGCAGTTTATTCGAAAAGTAGTGCTTTCTTCGACGATGGGTGTTGGGGTACGGGTTGACCCAAAAGAGTTTACCGATTCGGTAAGACGCGAGGTGTAA
- a CDS encoding S8 family serine peptidase — MRRVVLVLLALLLGASFGLISPDLERRLAEADGGRLPVQIVLKRQFDRDLLYSLVDGMPRRERRVEVARILSDFAAREQADLLKELNAYVESGAVADIRPMWIVNAVYCEATPEVIRRIAARADVHYVNYDLVQCPDLLDPQIEVDGGDEIAWGVRKIRAPEVWAQGFTGAGVVCGHIDTGCDYTHPDLADHMWEDPNYPRYGWNFENNTNDPMDVQGHGTHTAGTVASDGTSGSQCGVAPDARIMVCRVRTVADSVAESQCWQAMQFVVAPPLSPGNGADLYTMSLGWMIAWAPHQATWRQVADNVNAAGVIQIVAAGNERQSATPPNALRCPGNVPPPWWNPQNTGSGSLSGIISIGATDSLDAIAYFSSPGPVTWQTVAPYNDYVYPPGLTKPDVSAPGVAVKSCLRGGGYTLMDGTSMATPHVAGTVCLMLSKNPNLMPAVVDSILEVTAVDLGPSGKDNDFGAGRIDALAAVNYVTGSGGPMIVLRGVAVHDSPPGGNNNGRVDPGESARLRITLRNSGGAGCNNTAGTFRAFDARLTVTDSLGTWGNIPSGSEATNTADPIAVTAAGTIPPGTNVACTLYVTGDSADYATRIPITLRIGEPPPQPGTIIWGPRVCPGMPTDWGLYGVAYNSRDSLIYCIYFMSATLYKYTSDSLLQARGTITLPEDSCTDIAYNAYDNTFWVVANPSKRVYKITPTGSVIRYFTVPQAEYPCGVVEYEATHQVYVSDRRTTTQQMIFVYDTLGNIQDTIVHPVAWYYGTRCLALDYRAPSNAPSLLNMYSFFDASGTTLDSCAMMEIDRVTGTLRNRFRFANTEWNMRGIEYDPRDGSYWVTIMQYSSGNNNQILKVVGFNMGATGTEEEKVELPGENRALSVAARPNPFTGRTVLSVTLNQPSNVDLLVYDNTGRLVKSVARAKSVTTGADFVWDGRDDEGREVARGVYFYRVKSATDEAWGKLVLTK; from the coding sequence ATGAGAAGAGTTGTCCTGGTGCTGCTTGCGCTTTTGCTTGGCGCAAGTTTCGGGCTAATCAGTCCGGACTTAGAGCGGCGTTTGGCAGAGGCGGATGGTGGTCGTCTGCCGGTGCAGATTGTGTTGAAGCGGCAGTTTGACCGTGATTTGCTGTACTCTTTGGTTGATGGTATGCCGCGGCGCGAGCGGCGGGTGGAGGTGGCGCGGATATTGAGTGATTTTGCGGCGCGGGAGCAGGCGGATTTGCTGAAGGAACTCAACGCTTATGTGGAGTCGGGAGCGGTGGCGGACATCAGGCCGATGTGGATAGTGAATGCGGTGTACTGTGAGGCGACGCCGGAGGTGATTCGGCGGATTGCGGCGCGTGCGGATGTGCACTATGTGAACTACGACCTGGTGCAGTGTCCAGATTTGCTTGACCCGCAGATTGAGGTTGATGGAGGTGATGAGATTGCCTGGGGTGTGCGTAAGATACGGGCGCCTGAGGTGTGGGCGCAGGGATTTACCGGTGCTGGTGTGGTGTGTGGTCACATAGACACCGGTTGTGATTACACCCATCCGGACCTTGCCGACCACATGTGGGAAGACCCCAACTATCCTCGATATGGCTGGAACTTTGAGAACAACACCAACGACCCGATGGATGTGCAGGGTCATGGTACGCATACGGCGGGCACGGTGGCGAGTGATGGGACGAGTGGCAGTCAGTGTGGAGTGGCGCCGGATGCGCGGATAATGGTTTGTCGGGTGCGCACGGTGGCGGATTCGGTGGCAGAGAGTCAGTGCTGGCAGGCGATGCAGTTTGTGGTAGCGCCGCCCTTGTCGCCGGGCAATGGTGCGGATTTGTACACGATGTCACTGGGCTGGATGATTGCGTGGGCGCCGCATCAGGCGACCTGGCGTCAGGTGGCGGACAATGTGAATGCGGCGGGAGTGATTCAGATTGTTGCGGCGGGCAATGAGCGGCAGAGTGCCACGCCGCCCAATGCGTTGCGTTGTCCGGGCAATGTGCCGCCGCCCTGGTGGAATCCGCAGAACACGGGCAGTGGTAGTTTATCCGGGATAATATCGATTGGTGCGACCGACTCGCTGGATGCGATTGCCTACTTTTCCAGTCCGGGACCTGTGACCTGGCAGACGGTAGCGCCCTACAACGACTATGTGTATCCGCCGGGATTGACCAAGCCGGATGTGAGTGCGCCCGGTGTAGCGGTGAAGTCCTGTCTGCGGGGTGGTGGTTATACTTTGATGGATGGGACATCGATGGCGACGCCCCATGTGGCGGGTACGGTTTGCCTGATGTTGTCGAAGAATCCGAATTTGATGCCGGCGGTGGTGGATTCGATACTTGAGGTGACCGCGGTTGACCTTGGTCCTTCGGGCAAGGACAACGACTTTGGTGCCGGCAGAATCGACGCCCTCGCGGCGGTGAACTATGTCACTGGCTCGGGTGGTCCGATGATTGTGTTGCGCGGTGTAGCGGTTCACGATTCGCCCCCGGGTGGTAACAACAACGGCAGAGTTGACCCGGGCGAATCGGCGCGCTTGCGCATAACACTGCGCAACTCCGGTGGTGCTGGCTGTAACAACACCGCAGGAACTTTTAGGGCGTTTGATGCCCGCTTGACTGTGACCGATTCGCTTGGCACCTGGGGCAACATCCCTTCAGGCAGCGAGGCGACGAACACCGCCGACCCGATTGCGGTTACCGCGGCAGGAACGATTCCACCCGGGACAAATGTCGCCTGCACTCTGTATGTAACCGGTGACAGTGCCGACTATGCAACCAGAATCCCGATTACCCTGCGTATTGGTGAACCACCACCTCAGCCTGGAACCATCATCTGGGGACCGAGAGTGTGTCCGGGTATGCCGACCGATTGGGGTCTTTACGGTGTTGCCTACAACAGCCGGGATAGCCTGATTTACTGCATCTACTTTATGAGCGCTACACTCTACAAGTACACATCGGACTCTTTGCTTCAGGCACGGGGCACAATTACTCTGCCTGAAGACTCCTGCACCGATATCGCCTACAACGCCTACGACAACACCTTCTGGGTTGTTGCCAATCCGTCAAAGCGGGTGTACAAGATTACACCAACCGGTTCGGTAATTAGGTACTTCACCGTTCCTCAGGCAGAATACCCGTGCGGTGTGGTTGAGTATGAGGCAACCCATCAGGTTTATGTGAGCGACCGGCGTACCACTACCCAGCAGATGATTTTCGTTTACGATACGCTGGGCAACATACAGGACACGATTGTTCATCCGGTTGCCTGGTATTATGGCACACGCTGTCTGGCACTTGACTACCGGGCGCCGAGCAACGCCCCTTCACTTTTGAATATGTACTCCTTCTTCGACGCTTCCGGTACGACCCTTGACTCCTGTGCGATGATGGAGATTGACCGGGTAACGGGCACACTGCGCAATCGGTTCCGGTTCGCCAACACCGAATGGAATATGCGGGGGATTGAGTACGACCCGCGCGACGGCTCCTACTGGGTGACGATTATGCAGTACAGTTCCGGTAACAACAACCAGATTCTCAAGGTGGTTGGCTTCAATATGGGTGCGACCGGCACCGAGGAGGAAAAGGTTGAACTGCCTGGTGAGAACCGAGCGCTCTCGGTTGCTGCCCGTCCCAATCCGTTTACCGGTAGAACGGTGCTCTCGGTTACACTCAATCAGCCTTCCAATGTTGACCTGCTGGTGTACGACAACACCGGACGGCTGGTAAAGAGTGTGGCGCGGGCGAAGTCGGTAACGACCGGGGCGGACTTTGTCTGGGATGGCAGAGACGATGAAGGTCGCGAAGTGGCGCGCGGTGTTTACTTCTACCGGGTTAAGAGCGCAACCGACGAAGCCTGGGGTAAACTGGTTCTGACAAAATAG
- the rplK gene encoding 50S ribosomal protein L11 — translation MAKKVQAVVKLQIPAGQATAAPPVGPALGQHGVNIAEFIKAVNEATRKEPPGMIIPVVVTIYSDRKFTFEIKSPPASVLLKQAVGLAKGSGEPNRAKVGVVKRSVLRNIAQRKMKDLNAASIEAAMRIIEGTAKSMGLTVEED, via the coding sequence ATGGCGAAGAAAGTTCAGGCGGTGGTAAAACTTCAGATACCGGCGGGACAGGCAACAGCGGCACCGCCGGTGGGCCCGGCATTGGGTCAGCACGGTGTTAATATTGCAGAGTTTATTAAGGCGGTTAACGAGGCGACGCGTAAGGAGCCACCAGGAATGATTATTCCGGTTGTGGTGACAATATACTCGGACCGCAAGTTTACCTTTGAAATAAAGAGCCCACCAGCATCGGTGCTGTTAAAACAGGCGGTTGGTCTGGCAAAGGGTTCGGGCGAACCTAATCGCGCAAAGGTTGGTGTGGTTAAGCGGTCGGTTTTGCGAAATATCGCCCAGCGGAAGATGAAGGATTTGAACGCTGCCAGTATTGAGGCGGCGATGCGGATTATCGAGGGTACGGCAAAGTCGATGGGTCTGACCGTGGAGGAGGATTAA
- the nusG gene encoding transcription termination/antitermination factor NusG gives MKFFVVHTYTGREKKVKELLEKAIEAKGLKEFFGRVMVPSERVARVRKSKIVAEERRLYPGYIVVEMEPNEEALKLVTSIPGVTHMLGTKKEPLALTEGEVMAMLEQVERGADKVQPEAPFEKGETVKVTKGPFAGFTGTVEEIMSERRRVKVIVTIFGRPTPIDLDFLEVQPI, from the coding sequence ATGAAGTTTTTTGTTGTACACACCTACACCGGTCGGGAGAAAAAGGTGAAGGAGCTGTTAGAGAAGGCGATTGAGGCGAAAGGTTTAAAGGAGTTTTTTGGTCGAGTAATGGTTCCTTCGGAACGGGTGGCGCGAGTGCGCAAGTCGAAGATTGTTGCAGAGGAAAGGCGGCTTTATCCCGGTTACATCGTTGTTGAAATGGAACCCAACGAGGAAGCACTGAAACTGGTTACCTCGATTCCGGGCGTGACCCATATGCTGGGCACGAAGAAGGAGCCACTGGCACTCACCGAGGGTGAAGTAATGGCAATGCTGGAGCAGGTGGAGCGAGGGGCGGACAAGGTGCAGCCCGAGGCGCCATTTGAGAAGGGTGAGACGGTGAAGGTGACCAAGGGTCCGTTTGCCGGTTTTACCGGTACAGTGGAAGAAATTATGAGTGAGCGGCGGCGGGTCAAAGTTATTGTGACGATATTTGGCAGACCGACGCCAATCGACCTCGATTTTCTTGAGGTCCAGCCGATTTAG
- the tuf gene encoding elongation factor Tu translates to MAKAKFERKKPHVNVGTIGHVDHGKTTLTSAITKVLATKGLATYTTYDQVAKASEAHGRRDETKILTIAVSHVEYESEKRHYAHIDCPGHADYIKNMITGAAQMDGAILVVSAADGPMPQTTEHVLLARQVNVPAIVVYLNKVDLVDDPDLVELVSEEIRDILNKYEFPGDKTPIIKGSALKALQEDSGPNVDSIWELIKALDDFIPEPVRDIDKPFLMPIEDIFSITGRGTVVTGRVERGVLKPGSEVEIVGFGKHDKVVVTSIEMFRKILDDARAGDNVGLLLRGVGKDEVERGMVIAAPGSIKPYKKFKAEVYVLTKEEGGRHTPFFPGYRPQFYIRTTDVTGTVQLPPGVEMVMPGDHVTMEIELITPVALEQNSKFAIREGGRTVGAGTVVEIIE, encoded by the coding sequence ATGGCTAAGGCAAAGTTTGAACGTAAGAAGCCACATGTCAATGTCGGGACGATAGGTCACGTGGACCACGGCAAGACGACACTGACTTCTGCCATCACCAAGGTGCTGGCAACAAAAGGTCTCGCCACCTACACAACCTACGACCAGGTGGCAAAGGCAAGTGAAGCCCATGGCCGCCGGGACGAGACCAAAATTTTGACCATTGCCGTTTCTCATGTGGAGTATGAGAGTGAAAAACGGCACTATGCGCATATCGACTGTCCGGGTCACGCCGACTATATCAAGAATATGATTACCGGCGCGGCGCAGATGGACGGCGCGATTCTTGTGGTGTCGGCGGCAGATGGTCCGATGCCTCAGACAACAGAACATGTCCTTCTGGCACGGCAGGTCAATGTGCCGGCAATCGTTGTCTATCTGAATAAGGTTGATTTAGTGGATGACCCGGATTTGGTGGAACTTGTTTCTGAGGAGATTCGGGACATTCTCAATAAGTACGAATTTCCCGGGGATAAGACACCGATTATTAAAGGTAGTGCGTTGAAGGCGTTGCAGGAGGATTCAGGACCCAATGTTGATTCAATCTGGGAGTTGATAAAGGCGCTGGACGACTTCATTCCGGAGCCGGTACGCGATATTGACAAGCCATTCTTGATGCCGATTGAAGACATCTTTTCGATTACTGGACGAGGGACCGTAGTTACGGGCCGGGTAGAGCGAGGCGTTCTTAAACCGGGTAGTGAGGTCGAGATTGTTGGATTCGGTAAGCACGACAAGGTTGTAGTGACCAGTATCGAGATGTTCCGCAAGATTCTGGATGATGCCCGGGCTGGAGACAATGTTGGTCTTTTGTTACGGGGCGTCGGGAAAGATGAGGTGGAGCGTGGGATGGTGATTGCCGCTCCGGGCTCGATTAAGCCCTACAAGAAGTTTAAGGCGGAAGTTTATGTTCTTACGAAGGAAGAGGGCGGCAGACACACGCCGTTTTTCCCGGGATATCGGCCGCAGTTTTACATCCGGACGACCGATGTTACCGGAACAGTGCAGCTGCCACCCGGGGTGGAGATGGTTATGCCCGGAGACCATGTGACAATGGAAATTGAGTTGATTACACCCGTGGCTCTGGAGCAGAATTCTAAGTTCGCCATCCGTGAGGGTGGTCGGACCGTTGGTGCTGGCACGGTAGTGGAGATTATCGAGTAG
- the ftsY gene encoding signal recognition particle-docking protein FtsY, whose protein sequence is MGIWQGLAKTREFFRRLVKSVNTEELEELLLAADVGVKATTQLVEAVRRSHGEPAEVLKKEIVKIFAAANRAPLKDVEPPLVIMVVGVNGSGKTTTIGKLCYRFARENKRVLVAAADTYRDAAAEQVRIWANRSDVELVFSQKGQDAAAVAFDTLQKAVREKRDVVLIDTAGRLHTRKDLMAEAVKIKRVCGKVKPGAPEEIWLVLDATVGQNGIKQALAFHQELGLTGIIMAKLDGTAKGGVLIPVVLELGLPVRFVGVGEGVEDLVPFVPEEYVKALFEG, encoded by the coding sequence ATGGGCATCTGGCAGGGGCTGGCAAAGACCAGAGAGTTTTTCCGCCGGTTAGTCAAGTCGGTTAATACCGAGGAGCTGGAGGAGTTGTTGCTGGCGGCGGATGTCGGGGTTAAGGCGACAACGCAACTGGTTGAGGCGGTGCGGCGCAGTCACGGTGAGCCCGCGGAAGTACTGAAAAAGGAGATTGTCAAGATTTTTGCGGCGGCGAACCGGGCGCCTTTGAAGGATGTTGAGCCGCCGCTGGTTATTATGGTTGTCGGCGTGAATGGCTCGGGTAAGACGACCACCATCGGTAAGTTGTGTTACCGATTTGCCCGTGAGAATAAGCGGGTTTTGGTCGCAGCAGCGGATACCTATCGCGATGCGGCGGCAGAACAGGTGCGCATCTGGGCAAACCGTTCTGATGTGGAACTGGTGTTTTCGCAGAAGGGACAGGATGCGGCGGCGGTGGCGTTTGACACCCTGCAAAAGGCGGTGCGAGAGAAACGGGATGTGGTGCTGATTGACACCGCGGGTCGGCTGCACACCCGTAAAGATTTGATGGCCGAGGCGGTAAAGATAAAACGGGTCTGCGGCAAGGTTAAGCCCGGTGCCCCGGAAGAAATCTGGCTGGTGCTTGACGCCACGGTGGGCCAGAATGGCATCAAGCAGGCGCTGGCTTTTCATCAGGAACTGGGGCTTACCGGGATAATAATGGCGAAACTGGACGGCACCGCAAAGGGCGGGGTTTTGATTCCGGTGGTACTGGAACTGGGGTTACCGGTGCGGTTTGTCGGTGTCGGGGAAGGGGTTGAGGACCTGGTGCCTTTTGTGCCGGAGGAGTATGTTAAGGCGCTGTTTGAAGGGTAA